A stretch of the Ktedonobacterales bacterium genome encodes the following:
- a CDS encoding GNAT family N-acetyltransferase: MREIRRLSGDEFLDFARISANAYPAFPIHTEEERQRMAGRFREQDADPARPFYGLFEAETLLGGMILYDYTMNVHGAQVPVEGVGAVAVDLLHKKEHAARDLIRFFLDYSRDKGAALALLYPFRPDFYKQMGFGYGTKLNEYRVHPASLPKGPSKQHIAWLSQADTPLVLGCYQRCQARTHGLIQRSEADVARFFTAADRRVVGYKRDGQVLGYLVFTFRRHDQGNFLINDLHVDELLYETREALAALFTFLHSQADQIRFVVIRTQDEEFHHLLLDPRSDSEALLPSVYHPSNVQGVGLMYRVIDLPGIFERLREHDFGGQNCRVKMTLNDSFYPANAGSLVVHFRDGRPSVSKEDAHDVEMRLEVAEFSSLLLGLVRFRSLYLYHLADLSDPGYLETLNRLFHVPDKPICLTAF, translated from the coding sequence TTGCGCGAGATTCGGCGGCTCTCTGGCGACGAGTTTTTGGATTTTGCCAGGATTTCAGCGAACGCCTACCCGGCCTTTCCTATTCACACGGAGGAGGAGCGCCAGCGCATGGCCGGGCGCTTCCGCGAACAGGACGCCGATCCGGCGCGGCCCTTCTATGGTCTGTTCGAGGCAGAGACGCTGCTGGGCGGGATGATCCTCTACGATTACACCATGAACGTACACGGCGCTCAGGTTCCGGTTGAAGGCGTGGGCGCCGTCGCGGTTGACCTGCTGCATAAGAAGGAACATGCCGCCCGCGATTTAATCCGTTTCTTTCTCGATTACTCCAGGGATAAGGGGGCCGCGCTGGCCCTCCTCTATCCCTTTCGCCCCGATTTCTATAAGCAGATGGGCTTTGGCTATGGAACGAAGCTGAACGAATATCGGGTGCATCCGGCGAGTTTGCCGAAGGGGCCATCGAAGCAGCATATCGCCTGGCTTTCACAGGCCGATACGCCATTAGTGCTGGGTTGTTATCAACGCTGCCAGGCGCGCACGCATGGCCTGATCCAGCGGTCTGAGGCGGATGTCGCGCGCTTCTTTACGGCTGCCGACAGGCGGGTGGTTGGGTATAAGCGCGACGGCCAGGTGCTGGGCTACCTGGTCTTCACCTTCCGCCGACATGACCAGGGCAACTTTCTCATCAACGACCTGCATGTAGATGAACTGCTCTACGAGACGCGCGAGGCGCTCGCTGCACTGTTCACTTTCCTGCATAGCCAGGCCGACCAGATTCGTTTTGTGGTGATTCGGACCCAGGACGAGGAGTTTCATCACCTGCTGCTGGACCCGCGCTCTGATTCAGAGGCGCTGCTGCCATCGGTCTATCATCCCAGCAATGTGCAGGGCGTGGGCCTGATGTATCGCGTGATCGATCTGCCCGGCATCTTCGAGCGGCTGCGCGAGCATGACTTTGGGGGCCAGAACTGCCGGGTCAAGATGACGCTGAACGACAGCTTCTATCCGGCGAACGCGGGCAGCCTGGTCGTGCATTTCAGGGATGGCAGGCCATCAGTGAGCAAAGAGGATGCCCACGACGTAGAGATGCGGCTGGAAGTGGCGGAGTTCTCTTCGCTGCTGCTGGGGCTGGTGCGCTTTCGCAGCCTGTATCTCTATCACCTGGCGGACCTCTCCGACCCTGGCTATCTCGAAACGCTCAACCGCCTCTTCCATGTCCCTGATAAGCCCATCTGCCTGACGGCTTTTTAG
- a CDS encoding heme-degrading domain-containing protein, translated as MENYQGLLRTLLHQEEVLQFSEFTNEIAWEVGNRLVETAQQNHKTITADICRNGQQLFHCALTGTSADNDAWIKRKNRVVNHFGHSSYYMGILYKSKNTTIQDSALLDPREFAPHGGAFPIIVKQVGVVGTITVSGLPQHEDHELVVQALAEYLGVKLEQAV; from the coding sequence ATGGAAAACTACCAGGGACTCTTGCGCACATTGCTTCACCAGGAAGAGGTTCTGCAATTTAGCGAGTTCACCAACGAGATCGCATGGGAAGTGGGCAACCGGTTGGTCGAAACCGCCCAGCAGAACCATAAAACGATCACAGCGGATATTTGCAGAAATGGTCAGCAGCTCTTTCATTGCGCGCTGACGGGTACCTCTGCCGATAATGATGCATGGATCAAGCGCAAGAATCGCGTGGTCAATCATTTTGGGCATAGCTCCTATTACATGGGCATCCTGTATAAGAGCAAAAACACGACGATTCAGGACAGCGCCCTGCTCGATCCCCGCGAGTTTGCGCCACATGGGGGCGCGTTTCCCATTATCGTCAAACAGGTCGGCGTGGTCGGGACGATTACGGTATCGGGGCTGCCCCAACACGAAGATCATGAACTGGTGGTTCAGGCGCTGGCGGAGTATTTAGGGGTGAAGCTGGAACAGGCTGTGTAA
- a CDS encoding PspA/IM30 family protein encodes MGLISRFTTYIKTVFSSALDKAEDPGQTLDYSYQQQLEQLTNLRRAIADIVTNEKRLELQQTQAQTQIARYEDQARQALAANREDLARMALERRQNLETQLTGYQQQIEQMKAQQDKFAQMEQRLSARVEAFRTQKEMVKAQYGAAQAQVKISESATGISEEMADVNLAVERAQDKVLTMQARAQAMDQLIEEGTLQDTAMIGPGGDNLDRQLNQISSQSQVDAQLAAMKQQLQLGAGPAPQEPPRLPGGESKE; translated from the coding sequence ATGGGGCTGATCTCCCGATTTACAACGTATATTAAAACGGTCTTTAGTTCGGCATTGGATAAAGCAGAAGACCCTGGTCAAACCCTGGACTATTCGTACCAGCAGCAGCTTGAGCAATTGACGAACCTGCGCCGCGCGATTGCCGACATTGTGACTAATGAGAAGCGGCTGGAACTGCAACAGACCCAGGCGCAGACGCAGATCGCCAGGTATGAGGACCAGGCGCGGCAGGCATTAGCCGCCAACCGCGAAGACCTGGCGCGCATGGCGCTGGAGCGCCGCCAGAACCTGGAAACGCAGCTTACGGGTTATCAGCAGCAGATTGAGCAGATGAAGGCGCAGCAAGACAAGTTCGCGCAGATGGAACAACGCCTCTCGGCGCGGGTGGAGGCGTTCCGCACGCAGAAGGAGATGGTCAAGGCGCAGTATGGCGCGGCCCAGGCGCAGGTCAAGATCAGCGAATCGGCGACGGGCATTTCTGAGGAGATGGCCGATGTGAACCTGGCTGTCGAGCGCGCCCAGGATAAGGTGCTGACGATGCAGGCGCGCGCCCAGGCGATGGACCAGTTGATCGAGGAAGGTACGCTTCAGGACACCGCGATGATTGGCCCTGGCGGCGACAATCTTGATCGCCAGTTGAACCAGATCAGCAGCCAATCCCAGGTTGACGCTCAACTGGCGGCGATGAAACAGCAACTTCAACTGGGCGCTGGCCCCGCGCCCCAGGAGCCGCCCCGGCTCCCCGGCGGGGAAAGTAAGGAGTAG
- a CDS encoding MBL fold metallo-hydrolase has translation MAIAEAVSSHIYRIISPLPFPPVTVNLYLLQHRDGFALVDCGLNSRDAWDVLEQGLAELGIKPADLTHLLLTHVHPDHMGAAGRLKEASGAPVFVHRLEEPFIASRYRAVAPLLAEVEVWLRHHGASPAEAEALSKVSLQMLNSVQPTEVDIVLEGDETLEIGGIELRTFWTPGHSPGHLCYYDTRQRILLAGDHLLPGTTPNISQHPQSSPSPLDDFYAALHAVEQVDVALTLPGHGDPIHDHRARIAEMLAHHERRKNQMIDLLTTGPLSGWDISKTIYKRVQGEPFQQRLALMETLAHLQALAHAGRIRKLMGDDGAVLWERAAS, from the coding sequence ATGGCAATTGCAGAAGCGGTATCTTCCCATATTTATCGTATCATCTCGCCGCTGCCGTTTCCTCCAGTCACCGTCAATCTCTATCTGTTGCAGCATCGAGACGGCTTCGCCCTGGTGGATTGCGGCCTGAACAGCCGCGATGCGTGGGATGTGCTGGAGCAGGGATTGGCAGAACTCGGCATCAAGCCAGCAGACCTGACACACCTGCTGCTCACGCACGTCCACCCCGACCACATGGGCGCGGCGGGCCGACTGAAGGAAGCCAGTGGAGCGCCGGTATTTGTCCATCGCCTGGAAGAACCGTTTATCGCCAGCCGCTACCGGGCCGTAGCCCCCCTGCTGGCCGAGGTCGAGGTGTGGCTGCGCCATCACGGCGCGTCTCCGGCGGAGGCGGAAGCCCTCTCGAAAGTCTCGCTCCAGATGCTCAACAGCGTGCAGCCAACCGAAGTGGACATCGTGTTGGAGGGCGACGAAACCCTGGAGATCGGGGGGATCGAACTGCGCACGTTCTGGACACCCGGCCACTCGCCAGGCCATCTCTGCTACTATGACACCAGGCAGCGTATCTTATTGGCCGGAGACCACCTGCTTCCTGGCACGACGCCCAACATCTCGCAGCACCCCCAATCCTCACCCAGCCCGCTGGATGACTTTTACGCGGCGCTCCACGCCGTTGAGCAGGTAGACGTGGCGCTGACGCTCCCTGGTCATGGCGACCCCATCCACGACCACCGGGCGCGCATTGCCGAGATGCTGGCGCACCACGAACGCCGCAAGAATCAGATGATAGACCTGCTTACCACCGGGCCGCTCAGCGGCTGGGACATCTCCAAAACGATCTACAAGCGCGTGCAGGGCGAACCCTTTCAGCAGCGCCTGGCGTTGATGGAGACGCTGGCCCATCTTCAGGCGCTGGCCCACGCCGGGCGCATCCGCAAACTGATGGGCGACGACGGCGCGGTCCTGTGGGAACGTGCCGCATCATAG